The DNA segment TAATTCAAATTGCAATTTATTACTTTGTGTTTGGATTTGCGATGAAAGCCAAATCTGGATCAGATGCTAGTTATATTGAATGGATGCTTGCAGGGATTATTCCTTGGTTCTTCATTAGTGCGGTTATTTTACAAGGTGCGAATAGTATTTATAATAAAATAAGTATGGTTTCAAAAATGAATTTCCCAATGAGTATTCTACCTAATATAACCATTGTTTCTAATTTAACAAGTTATTTTACGATGATGCTGATTTTATTAGGATTGTTTGCGATTAATGGAACACCTATTACCATTTATTGGGGACAATATTTGTATTACTTTGTTGCAATGATTGCCTTCTTATATAGTGTGACATTGTTTAATGCAACTATTAGTGTTTTGGTGAGAGATTATTATATTATGCTACAGTCAGTCATGCGAGTACTTTTCTATATGTCTGGTATTGTATGGAATTTAGAAACAATGTTGCCACAATGGTTGGTTGATTTATTAAAATTAAATCCAATATATTATGTTGTAAACGGCTTTAGAGAGACCTTTTTAATGCATAAAGGTTTTTGGGAATCGCCTTCTTATACAATGTACTTTTGGTTAATAACAATTGTATTGCTTTTTGTTGGAGCGACACTACACATGAAATTCCGCGAACGTTTCGTGGATTATTTATAGGAGGTTAGACAGATGGATAAAAATATTAAAGTATCATTTAAACATGTGTCAAAAGAATATGACCTCTATCAAAATAAATCAGATAAGATTAAAGGCTTATTCATGCCAAAAAGCCAAAAAATGCAATCTTTTTGGGCTTTAAGAGATGTCTCTTTTGATGTTCATGATGGTGAAACTGTTGGACTTATTGGTATTAATGGTTCCGGGAAATCTACCATTTCTAGCATTATGTCTGGCGTAATCCCTCCAACTCAGGGTGAAGTTATTATTAACGGGGAGACCTCATTAATTGCTATTGCTGTTGGTTTAAAAGGTCCACTTACTGGCTATGAAAATATTCGATTGAAGTTACTTATGCATGGTATGAAGAGTTCTCAAATTAACAAGTTAATGCCAAGTATTATTGAATTTGCTGATATTGGCGATTTTATTAATCAACCTATTAAAAACTATTCTAGTGGTATGCGTTCTCGTCTTGGATTTGCGATTTCTGTGCATACTAATCCAGATATTTTAGTCATTGATGAAGCTTTGTCAGTCGGTGATCAAACTTTCTATCAAAAATGTGTAAATAAAATCAATGAATTTAAAGCGCGGGGTAAAACAATAGTGTTTGTCAGCCACTCGCTTGG comes from the Listeria welshimeri serovar 6b str. SLCC5334 genome and includes:
- a CDS encoding ABC transporter permease translates to MKQVMEVIKEQVKNLPMIFRIARYEDKATYQSHYLGLAWQILNPLIQIAIYYFVFGFAMKAKSGSDASYIEWMLAGIIPWFFISAVILQGANSIYNKISMVSKMNFPMSILPNITIVSNLTSYFTMMLILLGLFAINGTPITIYWGQYLYYFVAMIAFLYSVTLFNATISVLVRDYYIMLQSVMRVLFYMSGIVWNLETMLPQWLVDLLKLNPIYYVVNGFRETFLMHKGFWESPSYTMYFWLITIVLLFVGATLHMKFRERFVDYL
- a CDS encoding ABC transporter ATP-binding protein, whose translation is MDKNIKVSFKHVSKEYDLYQNKSDKIKGLFMPKSQKMQSFWALRDVSFDVHDGETVGLIGINGSGKSTISSIMSGVIPPTQGEVIINGETSLIAIAVGLKGPLTGYENIRLKLLMHGMKSSQINKLMPSIIEFADIGDFINQPIKNYSSGMRSRLGFAISVHTNPDILVIDEALSVGDQTFYQKCVNKINEFKARGKTIVFVSHSLGQMKSLCDRIIWMHHGEIREMGEAKEVAQKYDEFVKWFNQQPNDYKKKYQKEHKENQKAPQKKVYPNPNANKYRLTLFDKCFLTVLIVLTILFGTLVGTGKSFKGLISEGSDTHIEKIVQLDTNQLKTKS